The Holophagales bacterium genome has a segment encoding these proteins:
- the eda gene encoding bifunctional 4-hydroxy-2-oxoglutarate aldolase/2-dehydro-3-deoxy-phosphogluconate aldolase has translation MPTRAETVAALEACGVVAVIRLKDAGALRAVVDALAAGGVRALEVTMTVPGAIELIREIAPSLPPDVVLGAGTVLDAETAQAAIEAGARYVVSPVFREEVLRVCHRFDVAALPGCFTPTEILAAWEAGADIVKVFPATALGPGYFRDLRGPFPQLRLMPTGGVSLANAGEWIRAGAVAIGVGTALVDAETVAARRFDEITERARQFVAAVAAARSTL, from the coding sequence GTGCCCACGCGCGCCGAGACCGTCGCCGCCCTCGAGGCGTGCGGCGTCGTCGCCGTCATCCGCCTGAAGGACGCCGGAGCCCTTCGCGCCGTCGTCGACGCCCTCGCCGCCGGGGGCGTCCGGGCGCTCGAGGTCACGATGACCGTCCCGGGAGCGATCGAGCTGATCCGGGAGATCGCGCCATCCCTCCCGCCGGACGTCGTCCTCGGCGCCGGCACCGTCCTCGACGCCGAGACGGCGCAGGCCGCGATCGAAGCCGGGGCGCGCTACGTCGTCAGCCCGGTCTTCCGGGAGGAGGTCCTGCGCGTCTGCCACCGGTTCGACGTGGCGGCGCTGCCGGGGTGCTTCACGCCGACCGAGATCCTCGCGGCGTGGGAGGCGGGTGCCGACATCGTGAAGGTCTTCCCCGCCACCGCCCTCGGGCCCGGCTATTTCCGGGACCTGCGCGGACCGTTCCCTCAGCTTCGCCTGATGCCCACCGGCGGTGTCTCGCTCGCGAACGCGGGAGAGTGGATCCGCGCGGGAGCCGTGGCGATCGGCGTCGGGACGGCCCTCGTCGACGCCGAGACGGTCGCCGCCCGCCGCTTCGACGAGATCACCGAAAGGGCCCGTCAGTTCGTCGCGGCGGTCGCCGCGGCGCGGAGCACCCTATGA
- the pstA gene encoding phosphate ABC transporter permease PstA, translating to MSAAMIVPLVLIVGYLVVLAWPALSWEFLLDVPRRGMTDGGIWPAFVGTLYLVGISLLVSAPIGVLAAIYLNEYAKDNWFNRLVNLAVINLAGVPSIVHALFGLGAFVYAAKFGYSILSASLTLAIMTLPVIIASTREALASVPMAFREACWNVGATRWQTVRAVVLPNSISGILTGVILQVSRAAGETAPVMFTGAVFFKAVERGDLFPYALTDQCMALSMHLYTLATQVPNVKEALPYATAVVLLGSVLLVNATAIVVRIWLRNRKKW from the coding sequence ATGTCGGCCGCGATGATCGTGCCGCTCGTCCTGATCGTCGGCTACCTCGTCGTCCTGGCGTGGCCGGCCCTGAGCTGGGAGTTCCTCCTCGACGTCCCGCGCCGCGGGATGACCGACGGCGGCATCTGGCCCGCGTTCGTCGGGACCCTCTACCTCGTCGGCATCTCGCTCCTCGTCTCGGCGCCGATCGGCGTCCTCGCCGCGATCTACCTGAACGAGTACGCGAAGGACAACTGGTTCAACCGGCTCGTCAACCTCGCCGTCATCAACCTCGCGGGCGTCCCGAGCATCGTCCACGCCCTCTTCGGCCTCGGCGCGTTCGTCTACGCGGCGAAGTTCGGCTACTCGATCCTCTCCGCGTCGCTGACGCTCGCCATCATGACGCTCCCCGTCATCATCGCGAGCACGCGCGAGGCGCTCGCCTCGGTGCCGATGGCCTTCCGCGAGGCGTGCTGGAACGTCGGCGCGACGCGCTGGCAGACGGTCCGCGCGGTCGTCCTGCCGAACTCCATCAGCGGCATCCTCACCGGCGTCATCCTCCAGGTGAGCCGCGCCGCCGGAGAGACGGCGCCCGTCATGTTCACGGGGGCCGTCTTCTTCAAGGCCGTCGAGCGGGGCGACCTCTTCCCGTACGCCCTGACGGACCAGTGCATGGCCCTCTCCATGCACCTCTACACCCTGGCCACCCAGGTCCCGAACGTGAAGGAGGCGCTCCCCTACGCGACCGCCGTCGTCC
- a CDS encoding fuconate dehydratase: MNEGDYSATYVTLGTDDGLEGHGLTFTNGRGNELCVAAVKALAHHLEGRDLDPFPSGMLSLVRDLTTDSQLRWLGPEKGILQMATGALVNAAWDLQARRAGKPLWKLLVDLPPQELVAALDFSYVTDVLTPEDAVGLLEERAAGKSEREDALLRNGFPAYTTSTGWLGYSDEKVRRLCRDAVADGWTAFKMKVGPSLEENARRAALMREEIGPGRRLMLDANQCWDVPEAIRQVKALAGFDPYWIEEPTSPDDVLGHAAIARAVAPVGVATGEVCQNRVVFKQLLQARALRFLQVDACRMAGVSEALVVILLAAKFGVPVCPHGGGVGLCEYVQHLSFFDAIALGGRDEGICEYVDHLHEHFLDPCVVRSARYVAPEAPGTSIAMKPESLERYEFPGGAAWRD; this comes from the coding sequence ATGAACGAGGGGGACTACTCGGCCACCTACGTCACTCTCGGGACGGACGACGGTCTCGAAGGGCACGGGCTGACCTTCACGAACGGGCGCGGCAACGAGCTCTGCGTCGCGGCGGTGAAAGCCCTGGCGCACCACCTGGAGGGACGCGACCTCGACCCGTTCCCGTCGGGGATGCTCAGCCTCGTTCGCGACCTCACGACCGACTCGCAGCTGCGGTGGCTCGGCCCCGAGAAGGGGATCCTCCAGATGGCGACGGGCGCGCTCGTCAATGCGGCCTGGGACCTCCAGGCACGCCGGGCCGGCAAGCCCTTGTGGAAGCTTCTCGTCGACCTCCCGCCGCAGGAGCTCGTCGCCGCTCTCGACTTCTCCTACGTCACCGACGTGCTGACGCCGGAAGACGCCGTGGGTCTCCTCGAAGAGCGGGCCGCCGGGAAGAGCGAGCGCGAGGACGCGCTTCTCAGGAACGGCTTTCCGGCGTACACGACGTCGACCGGCTGGCTCGGCTACTCCGACGAGAAGGTCCGGCGGCTCTGCCGGGACGCGGTGGCAGACGGGTGGACCGCGTTCAAGATGAAGGTCGGCCCGAGCCTCGAGGAGAACGCCCGCCGGGCCGCGCTCATGCGTGAGGAGATCGGACCGGGCCGGCGGCTCATGCTGGACGCCAACCAGTGCTGGGACGTGCCGGAGGCGATCCGGCAGGTGAAGGCGCTCGCGGGATTCGACCCGTACTGGATCGAGGAGCCGACGAGCCCCGACGACGTCCTCGGCCACGCGGCGATCGCGCGTGCGGTGGCGCCGGTCGGTGTCGCCACGGGAGAGGTCTGCCAGAACCGCGTCGTCTTCAAGCAGCTCCTGCAGGCACGGGCCCTGCGCTTTCTCCAGGTCGACGCGTGCCGGATGGCGGGTGTCTCGGAGGCCCTCGTCGTCATCCTCCTCGCCGCGAAGTTCGGAGTCCCCGTCTGCCCGCACGGCGGCGGCGTCGGCCTCTGCGAATACGTGCAGCACCTCTCGTTCTTCGACGCCATCGCGCTCGGCGGCCGCGACGAGGGGATCTGCGAGTACGTCGACCACCTGCACGAGCACTTCCTCGACCCGTGCGTCGTGCGGAGCGCCCGGTACGTCGCGCCCGAGGCGCCGGGGACGAGCATCGCGATGAAGCCCGAGTCCCTCGAGAGGTACGAGTTTCCGGGCGGCGCCGCCTGGCGGGACTGA
- the uxaC gene encoding glucuronate isomerase gives MRPFIHDDFLLSTDVATELYHGFARDLPVIDYHCHLPVAEIATDHRFATITEIWLKGDHYKWRAMRTNGVPERFCTGDATDREKFEAYARTVPATLRNPLYHWTHMELKRPFGIDLLLDERTAAEVWERTNEKLAGPLFTTQGLLKQFRVATVCTTDDPVDDLTHHAELAKRPDPDTVVLPTFRPDKAGAVDDPSAWNAWVDRLEAASGLSIGSWQAFLEALDSRHAAFHAAGCRASDHGLTQIEAEDWDTDGCAAAFVALRGGGGVEAGASRRLQSALLHELALMDHARGWVQQYHLGALRNNNTRMRRALGPDTGFDSIGDFPQAESLARFLDRLDEADHLAKTVLYNLNPADNELFATMIGNFQDGTVPGKLQYGSAWWFLDQRDGMERQIGALSNLGLLSRFIGMVTDSRSFLSYSRHDYFRRLLCEILGSDVKRGLLPDDRALLGRLVEDVSFFNAKGYLGIPLGRLGRDAGSRAA, from the coding sequence ATGAGGCCCTTCATCCACGACGACTTCCTTCTTTCGACCGACGTCGCGACGGAGCTCTACCACGGCTTCGCGCGCGACCTGCCGGTCATCGACTACCACTGCCACCTCCCGGTCGCCGAGATCGCGACGGACCACCGCTTCGCGACGATCACCGAGATCTGGCTGAAGGGGGACCACTACAAGTGGCGGGCGATGCGGACGAACGGGGTCCCCGAGAGGTTCTGCACCGGGGACGCCACGGACCGCGAGAAGTTCGAGGCGTACGCGCGGACCGTCCCGGCGACGTTGCGCAACCCGCTCTACCACTGGACGCACATGGAGCTGAAACGCCCGTTCGGGATCGACCTCCTCCTGGACGAGCGGACGGCGGCCGAGGTCTGGGAGCGGACGAACGAGAAGCTCGCAGGGCCCCTGTTCACGACGCAGGGCCTCCTGAAACAGTTCCGGGTCGCCACCGTCTGTACGACCGACGACCCGGTCGACGACCTCACGCACCACGCCGAGCTGGCGAAACGCCCCGACCCCGACACGGTGGTCCTCCCGACGTTCCGGCCCGACAAGGCGGGGGCGGTCGACGACCCGTCCGCCTGGAACGCGTGGGTCGACCGGCTCGAGGCCGCTTCCGGCCTTTCCATCGGGAGCTGGCAGGCCTTCCTGGAGGCCCTCGACAGCCGGCACGCCGCGTTCCACGCCGCGGGGTGCCGCGCCTCGGATCACGGCCTGACGCAGATCGAGGCGGAAGACTGGGACACGGACGGGTGCGCCGCTGCGTTCGTGGCCCTGCGGGGCGGGGGCGGGGTGGAGGCGGGCGCGTCGCGCCGCCTGCAGTCGGCCCTCCTCCACGAGCTGGCGCTGATGGACCACGCTCGCGGGTGGGTGCAGCAGTACCACCTCGGCGCCCTCCGGAACAACAACACCCGGATGCGACGGGCATTGGGGCCCGACACCGGCTTCGACTCCATCGGGGACTTCCCTCAGGCCGAGTCGCTCGCGCGGTTCCTCGACCGGCTCGACGAGGCGGACCACCTCGCGAAGACGGTGCTCTACAACCTCAACCCGGCCGACAACGAGCTTTTCGCCACGATGATCGGGAACTTCCAGGACGGGACCGTCCCCGGGAAGCTCCAGTACGGCTCGGCCTGGTGGTTCCTCGACCAGAGGGACGGGATGGAGCGGCAGATCGGCGCCCTGTCGAACCTCGGGCTCCTCTCCCGCTTCATCGGGATGGTGACCGACTCGCGGAGCTTCCTCTCCTACTCCCGGCACGACTACTTCCGGAGGCTCCTGTGCGAGATCCTCGGCAGCGACGTGAAGAGGGGTCTCCTCCCCGACGACCGGGCCCTCCTCGGCCGGCTCGTCGAAGACGTGTCGTTCTTCAACGCGAAGGGCTACCTCGGGATCCCCCTCGGCCGGCTCGGCCGGGACGCGGGGTCCCGGGCGGCCTGA
- a CDS encoding glucose 1-dehydrogenase encodes MTLPALSLEGRVAVVIGGTSGIGLTLAQGLTRAGADVVPIARRREHVEDAAAQVEALGRRSLRVTADVTDRASLEEALGACVSALGKVDVLVNCAACTKRTPTLDLGEEEWHRILDTNLTGTLRACQVFGRHMLERGSGRIVNVASLASFVALFEVAAYNASKAAVAALTKSLALEWGPRGVNVNGIAPGVFRTALNQELLDGTERGRELVARTPLKRYGRMEELQGACVLLASDASSFINGEVIVVDGGFLASGVLS; translated from the coding sequence GTGACCCTTCCGGCCCTCTCACTCGAGGGACGTGTCGCCGTCGTGATCGGCGGCACCTCGGGAATCGGCCTCACGCTCGCGCAGGGGCTCACCCGGGCCGGGGCCGACGTCGTGCCGATCGCCCGCCGGCGCGAGCACGTCGAGGACGCGGCGGCGCAGGTGGAGGCCCTCGGCCGGAGGTCGCTCCGGGTGACGGCCGACGTCACCGACCGCGCGTCGCTCGAGGAGGCCCTCGGTGCGTGCGTCTCCGCGCTCGGGAAGGTCGACGTCCTCGTGAACTGCGCCGCCTGCACGAAGCGGACGCCCACGCTCGACCTCGGCGAGGAGGAGTGGCACCGGATCCTCGACACGAACCTGACCGGGACGTTGCGCGCGTGCCAGGTCTTCGGGCGGCACATGCTCGAACGGGGGAGCGGCCGGATCGTGAACGTCGCGTCGCTCGCGTCGTTCGTGGCCCTCTTCGAGGTGGCCGCCTACAACGCGAGCAAGGCCGCCGTCGCCGCCCTCACGAAGTCGCTCGCCCTCGAATGGGGGCCCCGGGGCGTGAACGTGAACGGCATCGCCCCGGGCGTCTTCCGGACGGCTCTCAACCAGGAGCTCCTCGACGGCACCGAGCGGGGGCGCGAGCTCGTCGCCCGGACGCCCCTGAAGCGCTACGGGAGGATGGAGGAGCTGCAGGGGGCCTGCGTCCTCCTCGCGTCGGACGCATCGAGCTTCATCAACGGCGAGGTGATCGTCGTCGACGGCGGGTTCCTCGCGAGCGGGGTGCTGAGTTGA
- a CDS encoding FadR family transcriptional regulator, with translation MRKGQTAEIERPKSEGAVGAKVVEHVRRLIEGGSLHPGDRLPAERDLALQIKVSRPSLRSGLRTLQAMGVIEARQGSGTYIADGPPKLGDGPLRFLAALHGFTRDEMFEARRVLEVGTAGLAAERATAEHIALIADEVTSMFASLDDPQTFLVHDLQFHRVVAAGSGNPVLTTLIDTLAELVFEYRRVTVERAKDLKESAELHRQIYRAIKDREGDEARRLMSEHLSLARQAQASEEEPAPHHEGERPKARRAK, from the coding sequence ATGAGAAAAGGTCAGACCGCAGAGATCGAGCGACCGAAATCCGAGGGCGCCGTGGGCGCCAAGGTCGTCGAGCACGTCCGCCGCCTCATCGAGGGCGGGAGCCTCCACCCGGGAGACCGGCTGCCGGCCGAGCGGGACCTCGCCCTGCAGATCAAGGTCAGCCGGCCGTCCCTGCGGTCGGGCCTCAGGACCCTGCAGGCGATGGGGGTCATCGAGGCGCGCCAGGGCTCCGGGACCTACATTGCCGACGGGCCGCCGAAGCTGGGGGACGGGCCGCTGCGCTTCCTCGCGGCGCTCCACGGCTTCACGCGCGACGAGATGTTCGAGGCGCGGCGCGTGCTCGAGGTGGGGACGGCGGGTCTGGCGGCCGAGCGGGCGACGGCCGAGCACATCGCCCTGATCGCCGACGAGGTGACGAGCATGTTCGCCTCGCTCGACGACCCACAGACCTTCCTCGTTCACGACCTGCAGTTCCACCGGGTCGTCGCCGCGGGCTCCGGGAACCCGGTTCTCACGACGCTCATCGACACGCTCGCCGAGCTCGTCTTCGAGTACCGCAGGGTGACCGTCGAGCGCGCGAAGGACCTGAAGGAGTCGGCGGAGCTCCACCGCCAGATCTACCGGGCGATCAAGGACCGTGAAGGCGACGAGGCGCGCCGCCTGATGAGCGAGCACCTCAGCCTGGCCCGGCAGGCCCAGGCCTCCGAGGAGGAGCCCGCGCCGCACCACGAGGGGGAGCGCCCGAAGGCCCGGAGGGCGAAGTGA
- a CDS encoding sugar kinase, with translation MKTTVTFGEIMLRLSPPGFERLFQSPLLSATFGGGEANVAVSLAHFGLDSRYVTRVPANAAGDAAVSALRAEGVDVAGILRGGERLGIYFAETGASQRAGNVIYDRAGSAIAGTNPGTFDWPRLLDGAAWFHVTGITPALGPEVAQATKDAVEAARAAGARVSLDLNYRRKLWTEREAQAVMLPLAARAHVLVANEEDLQACLGYEVRGADVTSGGLDPEAYRETAVRVARDLGVETVAITLRESRSASRNGWSAVLWDASAASFHESPRYDVTLVDRIGGGDAFAAGLIFGLVTGRPPEEALRFAVAASALKQTIPGDFNRVSVAEVDRLAAGDGSGRVRR, from the coding sequence ATGAAGACGACCGTCACCTTCGGCGAGATCATGCTGCGGCTCTCCCCGCCGGGATTCGAGCGGCTCTTCCAGTCGCCGCTCCTCTCCGCGACGTTCGGCGGCGGCGAGGCGAACGTCGCGGTCAGCCTCGCGCACTTCGGCCTCGACAGCCGCTACGTGACGCGCGTTCCGGCGAACGCCGCCGGGGATGCCGCGGTTTCGGCCCTGCGCGCGGAAGGCGTGGACGTCGCGGGCATCCTCCGCGGCGGCGAGAGGCTCGGCATCTACTTCGCCGAGACGGGCGCGAGCCAGCGCGCCGGCAACGTGATCTACGACCGGGCCGGTTCCGCGATCGCCGGGACGAACCCGGGCACGTTCGACTGGCCGCGCCTCCTCGACGGGGCGGCCTGGTTCCACGTCACCGGCATCACGCCCGCCCTCGGCCCCGAAGTGGCCCAGGCGACGAAGGACGCCGTCGAGGCGGCGCGCGCAGCCGGCGCGCGGGTCAGCCTCGACCTGAACTATCGGAGGAAGCTCTGGACCGAGCGCGAGGCGCAGGCCGTCATGCTCCCCCTCGCCGCGCGCGCCCACGTTCTCGTCGCGAACGAGGAGGATCTCCAGGCCTGCCTCGGGTACGAGGTCCGGGGCGCCGACGTCACCTCCGGCGGGCTCGACCCGGAGGCCTACCGCGAGACGGCCGTGCGGGTGGCGCGCGACCTCGGCGTGGAGACCGTCGCGATCACGCTCCGCGAGAGCCGCTCCGCGAGCCGCAACGGCTGGAGCGCGGTCCTCTGGGATGCCAGCGCCGCGAGCTTTCACGAGAGCCCGCGGTACGACGTCACCCTCGTCGACCGGATCGGGGGCGGAGACGCGTTCGCCGCGGGCCTCATCTTCGGCCTCGTCACGGGGCGCCCGCCCGAGGAGGCCCTCCGGTTCGCCGTCGCCGCGAGCGCCCTGAAGCAGACGATCCCGGGCGACTTCAACCGCGTGAGCGTGGCCGAGGTCGACCGTCTCGCCGCCGGGGACGGCAGCGGACGCGTGAGGAGATAG
- a CDS encoding phosphate ABC transporter substrate-binding protein, with the protein MTRPRPQAPFRLSALALASALAVSACGGGGAKETKETKASRTVIQNKGSDTMVNVAQVWAEEYRKAAPDVEVEVSGGGSGVGIAALLKGAVDVANASRDLKPSEAEQALKNTGKSPVGFNVGSDALAVYVHKDNPITEITVEQLTELYAEGGKVTRWSELGVTIPGVKDDTIVRVSRQSSSGTYEFFREHALGNRDFRLGSRDLNGSKEVVELVGTTPTAIGYSGMGYATASVKMVPVAPKAGAPAVAPTIAAVHDKSYPLARSLHLYTLGEPEGAVKAYIDWILSPAGQRVVEDAGYVPVAAGAAEAPSAAPAATGTAQPKP; encoded by the coding sequence ATGACCCGACCCCGTCCCCAGGCGCCGTTCCGGCTGTCCGCTCTCGCCCTCGCCTCGGCCCTCGCCGTTTCCGCCTGTGGAGGCGGAGGGGCAAAGGAGACGAAGGAAACGAAGGCGTCGCGAACCGTCATCCAGAACAAGGGTTCCGACACGATGGTCAACGTCGCCCAGGTCTGGGCCGAGGAGTACCGCAAGGCGGCCCCCGACGTCGAGGTCGAGGTCTCCGGCGGCGGCTCGGGCGTCGGCATCGCCGCCCTCCTCAAGGGGGCCGTCGACGTCGCGAACGCCAGCCGCGACCTCAAGCCGAGCGAGGCCGAGCAGGCCCTGAAGAACACGGGCAAGTCGCCCGTCGGCTTCAACGTCGGCTCCGACGCCCTCGCCGTCTACGTCCACAAGGACAACCCGATCACCGAGATCACGGTCGAGCAGCTCACGGAGCTCTATGCCGAGGGCGGCAAGGTGACCCGCTGGTCGGAGCTGGGCGTGACGATTCCCGGCGTGAAGGACGACACGATCGTGCGGGTGAGCCGGCAGTCGAGCTCCGGCACCTACGAGTTCTTCCGCGAGCACGCGCTCGGCAACCGGGACTTCCGGCTCGGCTCGCGCGACCTGAACGGCTCCAAGGAAGTCGTCGAGCTCGTCGGCACGACCCCCACCGCGATCGGCTACAGCGGCATGGGGTACGCGACGGCGTCCGTGAAGATGGTCCCGGTCGCGCCGAAGGCCGGCGCCCCGGCCGTCGCTCCGACGATCGCGGCGGTCCACGACAAGAGCTACCCGCTGGCCCGCTCGCTCCACCTCTACACCCTCGGCGAGCCCGAAGGGGCCGTGAAGGCGTACATCGACTGGATCCTCTCCCCCGCCGGCCAGAGGGTCGTCGAGGACGCCGGCTACGTGCCGGTCGCAGCGGGTGCGGCCGAAGCGCCCTCCGCGGCCCCGGCCGCAACCGGGACCGCGCAGCCCAAGCCCTGA
- the pstC gene encoding phosphate ABC transporter permease subunit PstC: MRPRAAVLAEKALEAVIRLSGVSAIVFVAAIFFFVLREAAPVLFSEGFSLKQFLFSTEWYPTSATNVRYGTFALTVGTVSVTALAMVLAVPFGLGAAIYLSEFCSPRVRETLKVVIELLSAIPSVVWGFVGLTVMSKLIVSSTGAPVGVNVLNGGIILALMSVPVIVSIGEDALKAVPDSFREAGVALGATRWQLVYRVLLPAAKNGLLAAVLLGVGRAVGETMAVLMATGHAVHIPGSLLDSVRTLTANIAAELGEAPSGSDHYRVLFLTGTLLFLITLVVNLTADFVVRGIRRK; this comes from the coding sequence GTGCGGCCGCGCGCCGCCGTCCTCGCGGAGAAGGCGCTCGAGGCCGTCATCCGGCTGAGCGGCGTGAGCGCGATCGTCTTCGTCGCCGCGATCTTCTTCTTCGTCCTCAGGGAGGCCGCGCCGGTCCTCTTCAGCGAGGGCTTCTCGCTGAAGCAGTTCCTCTTCTCGACCGAGTGGTACCCGACCTCGGCCACGAACGTCCGCTACGGCACCTTCGCGCTGACGGTCGGCACGGTGAGCGTCACCGCCCTCGCCATGGTCCTCGCCGTCCCCTTCGGCCTCGGCGCGGCGATCTACCTCTCCGAGTTCTGCTCGCCCCGCGTGCGCGAGACGCTCAAGGTCGTCATCGAGCTCCTCTCGGCCATCCCGAGCGTCGTCTGGGGCTTCGTCGGCCTCACCGTCATGAGCAAGCTGATCGTCAGCTCGACCGGCGCGCCCGTCGGCGTGAACGTCCTGAACGGCGGGATCATCCTCGCCCTCATGAGCGTCCCCGTCATCGTCTCGATCGGCGAGGACGCGCTGAAGGCCGTCCCCGACTCGTTCCGCGAGGCGGGCGTCGCCCTCGGCGCCACGCGCTGGCAGCTCGTCTACCGGGTCCTCCTCCCCGCGGCGAAGAACGGCCTCCTCGCGGCCGTGCTGCTCGGCGTCGGGCGCGCGGTGGGCGAGACGATGGCCGTCCTCATGGCGACGGGCCACGCCGTGCACATCCCGGGGAGCCTCCTCGACTCCGTACGGACCCTCACCGCCAACATCGCCGCCGAGCTCGGAGAGGCCCCCTCCGGCTCCGACCACTACCGCGTCCTCTTCCTCACCGGGACGCTCCTCTTCCTCATCACGCTCGTCGTGAACCTGACGGCCGACTTCGTCGTCCGCGGGATCCGGAGGAAGTAG
- the phoU gene encoding phosphate signaling complex protein PhoU, whose translation MPTRLELSLERDIDRIRQQLLEMSDLAERALRDCVEALTGGNRQRAYAVILRDQLIDEKEKEIDRLCLEFLVRQQPVGIHLRLAYSAIKVNLELERVGDYAESIARQILRLSDLPEAPEPLRRRLVEMADIAIPMLHDAIQAFATQDAELARTAAVSEPAVDALLGKLVTELVDAVRESRIPPEMLMTLSTIGRRFERVADQARNMCMETLYMCTGEVAKHPGADTFRVLFVDERNACRSQMAEAIAQSLDQPRFVFSSAGLDPRAVDPRAMAFLKEKGHDVSHVAPKGIDQVPNLEYYNVIVGVAKEAQAAFPRSPRNLVYVDWSVDDPSMVEGSPDEIRAAYEATYDFLSRNVRDLVGAVLGITLD comes from the coding sequence ATGCCGACTCGTCTCGAACTCTCCCTCGAACGCGACATCGACCGGATCCGCCAGCAGCTCCTCGAGATGTCCGACCTCGCCGAGCGGGCGCTGCGCGACTGCGTCGAAGCGCTCACCGGCGGCAACCGGCAGCGGGCCTACGCCGTCATCCTGCGCGACCAGCTCATCGACGAGAAGGAGAAGGAGATCGACCGGCTCTGCCTCGAGTTCCTCGTGCGGCAGCAGCCCGTCGGCATCCACCTGCGCCTCGCCTACAGCGCCATCAAGGTCAATCTCGAGCTGGAGCGGGTCGGGGACTACGCCGAGAGCATCGCGCGGCAGATCCTCCGCCTGAGCGACCTGCCCGAGGCGCCCGAGCCGCTCCGCAGGCGCCTCGTCGAGATGGCCGACATCGCCATCCCGATGCTCCACGACGCGATCCAGGCGTTCGCGACGCAGGACGCCGAGCTCGCGAGGACGGCCGCCGTCAGCGAGCCGGCCGTCGACGCGCTCCTCGGCAAGCTCGTCACCGAGCTCGTCGACGCGGTCCGCGAATCGCGGATTCCCCCCGAGATGCTCATGACGCTCTCGACGATCGGGCGCCGGTTCGAGCGCGTGGCCGACCAGGCCCGCAACATGTGCATGGAGACCCTCTACATGTGCACGGGCGAGGTCGCCAAGCACCCGGGCGCCGACACGTTCCGCGTCCTCTTCGTGGACGAGCGCAACGCCTGCCGCAGCCAGATGGCCGAAGCGATCGCGCAGTCGCTCGACCAGCCCAGATTCGTCTTCTCGAGCGCCGGGCTCGACCCGCGGGCGGTCGACCCGAGAGCCATGGCCTTCCTGAAGGAGAAGGGGCACGACGTCAGCCACGTGGCGCCGAAGGGGATCGACCAGGTCCCGAACCTCGAGTACTACAACGTGATCGTCGGCGTCGCGAAGGAGGCCCAGGCGGCCTTTCCGCGCTCCCCGCGAAACCTCGTCTACGTGGACTGGAGCGTCGACGACCCGTCCATGGTCGAAGGCTCGCCGGACGAGATCCGCGCCGCCTACGAGGCGACCTACGACTTCCTCTCCCGAAACGTCCGCGACCTCGTCGGCGCCGTTCTCGGCATCACGCTCGACTAG
- the kduD gene encoding 2-dehydro-3-deoxy-D-gluconate 5-dehydrogenase KduD, producing MSTHASFSLEGRVALVTGATSGLGGAMAEALAAAGADVVCHGLVEPPEETMAAVRALGRRAAAVVGDLSLPATALRLVGEAEAALGPVDVLVNNAGTIRRAPAAEHSDEDWDLVLAVDLSSPFRLSREVGKRLIARGARGKIVNVASLLSFQGGILVPSYAAAKGGLAQLTKALANEWAPKGINVNAIAPGYMRTDNTAALRADANRSRQILERIPAGRWGEPEDLAGAVVFLASPASDYVTGHVLAVDGGWLAR from the coding sequence ATGAGCACGCACGCATCCTTCTCCCTCGAGGGCCGCGTCGCCCTCGTCACGGGCGCCACGTCGGGACTCGGCGGCGCCATGGCCGAGGCCCTCGCCGCCGCCGGCGCCGACGTCGTCTGCCACGGGCTCGTCGAGCCCCCGGAGGAGACGATGGCCGCCGTCCGCGCCCTCGGGCGGCGCGCGGCCGCCGTGGTCGGCGACCTGAGCCTCCCCGCGACGGCGCTGCGGCTCGTCGGGGAAGCCGAGGCCGCCCTCGGTCCGGTCGACGTCCTGGTCAACAACGCCGGGACGATCCGCCGCGCTCCGGCGGCCGAGCACTCGGACGAGGACTGGGACCTCGTCCTCGCCGTCGACCTCTCGAGCCCGTTCCGCCTGTCGCGCGAGGTCGGGAAGCGGCTCATCGCCCGCGGGGCGCGTGGAAAGATCGTCAACGTCGCGTCCCTCCTCTCCTTCCAGGGCGGGATCCTCGTCCCGTCCTACGCCGCGGCGAAGGGGGGGCTCGCCCAGCTGACGAAGGCCCTCGCGAACGAGTGGGCGCCGAAGGGAATCAACGTCAACGCCATCGCTCCCGGCTACATGAGGACCGACAACACCGCCGCCCTCCGCGCCGACGCGAACCGGAGCCGGCAGATCCTCGAGCGGATCCCCGCCGGAAGGTGGGGCGAGCCGGAAGACCTCGCCGGCGCGGTCGTCTTCCTCGCCTCTCCCGCCAGCGACTACGTCACCGGCCACGTCCTCGCCGTCGACGGCGGCTGGCTGGCGCGGTAG